The DNA segment GGGCGCCAACTTCGAGGAGATAAAGTCCAGGGCCAAAGAGGCACTCCAGAACGCCTCGAAGGGAACTCCGTGGCAGAACTTCTGGGGGCCGGCCAGGATACCGATAATCATCAACGGCCAGATAGCCGGCCAGCTCTGGGAGGACGTTGACCTGAATGAGGTTGAAATTGGAACCTACGTCCAGGGAATGTGGGGCACCAGAGTTCAGCTCCTCAAGGACGGCCGCGTGGTAGGCTTCCTCAGGCTCGCCTGACGTTTAATTTTTGTTTTCTGCCATTTCTTTTATCGAGGGTAGCTTTTCTTAACCATGCGTTCTGACATGGGTCTCAAAACGCTGTAGCGGGTAGTGACCCGCTCAACACTAATGGCCGTGCCATCGAGGGAGATAAAGCGGTGTTCGTACTCAGCTTCTTCAGGGAAAGCCATCCCTCAAACAGTTCCCCTGTGGTGAGTCATTCCCACTTCTTTTCCCTCAATCAATATTTCGCAACCCAAATAGAAAAGGGCGGGTCTGGTTAAATATCTACGTTTTAGCCCGGCTAAACACCGCCTTGTAGAGCCCTATCAGTATGCCGTCAACCTCGCAGTGCAGTCCGAGGGGCCTCACTTCAGCGTTTCTAAAGACCCGCAGGCCCATTCCCCTCATCTCTTCTATCGAGAACCCAAGGTGCGTGTCCTTCAGTGTGTCCTTGAACTCGCCGTGCCCGTGTTTTAGGACGTCTATGATAACGGCCTTGCCCCCATCTTCGAGGACTTCTCTGATGCTTCTCAAGACCTCTTCCGGGTTGAGGAAGTGGTGGAACGCGAGGGTCGAGAAGACCACGTCAAACTTCTCCGGCACGTCGAGCCCGTAGTGGTCGTTGGCTATTCTTATGGAGTCCCCTATCCTTTCGGCAACTCCCCAGATGGGTGTTATGTCCTTATCCCTTAGCCTCTTCAGCATGCTTGGCGTTATGTCGAGGCCGTGGACCTCTACTCTGATTCCCTTCTCCTCAAGCTTCCTCTTTACACGCTCCGTGAAGAAGCCCGAGCCAGCGGCGACGTCGAGTATGCGCACCTCCTTCTTTCCCAGCCTCAGGATTTCCAGTACTATCTCCTTCACGAGCCGCTCTATGCACTCGTCCCGCAGGTAGTCCCGCACGATGTCGTCCCTCTCGGGGGCCTCCATCTCAAAGTACTCTATCTGCTTCACCAATTCGTCTACGGCCTTCTCCTCAAAGCCCAGCCTCCGAAGGAACGTCCTGATCCCCTCGATGCCCGGCATCATGCTCTCACCGCCTGGAATGCTCTCTCAAGGTCTTCGATGAGGTCTTCAACGTCCTCTATCCCCACCGAGACCCTGATGAGCGAGTCCCTTATGCCGACCTTCTCCCTCTCCTCCTTCGGGATGGAGGCGTGCGTCATGATCGCCGGCAGCTCTATGAGCGACTCAACGCCGCCGAGGCTCTCCGCCAGAGCGAATATCTCAAGGCTCTCCACGAACCTCACCGCCTCCTCAAGGTTTCCTTTAAGCTCAAAGGACAGCATTCCGCCGAAGCCGCGCATCTGCCTCTTCGCGAGCCCGTGCTGTGGATGTGAGGGCAGGCCCGGATAGTAAACTCTCTCAACCAATGGGTGCTCCTCCAAATACTTCGCAATCCTCATGGCGTTCTTCTCGTGCCTCTCCATCCTGACGGCGAGGGTTTTGATGCCCCTCATTACCAGCCAGGAGTCGAAGGGCGAAAGAACCGCTCCAACCGCGTTCTGATGGAACTTGAGCTTTTCGTAGAGCTCGTCGTCGTTCACCATCACCGCTCCACCGACGACGTCCGAGTGCCCGCCGAGGTACTTGGTGACGCTGTGGAGGGTTATATCCGCTCCGAGGTCAAGGGGGTTCTGGAAGTAGGGGCTCGCGAAGGTGTTATCAACAACCACCATGATGTCCCTCTCGTGGGCGATCTCGGCTATCGCCTTTACGTCCGCCAGCTTTAGGAGGGGGTTTGTGGGCGTTTCGAGCCAGACCATCCTTGTGTTGTCCTTTATTGCCTTCCTAACGTTCTCCGGCTCTCTCGCGTCAACGTAGGTGAACTCAATGCCGAAGCGCTCCATCACCTGGTTGAAAAGCCTCTTTGTCCCACCGTAGAGGTCGTCAAACGCTATGACGTGGTCGCCCTTCTTGAGAAGGGCGAGGAGTATCGTGGATTCCGCCGCTAATCCTGAAGAGAAGGCAAGGCCGTACTTTGCATTCTCAAGCGCCGCTAACTTCCTCTCAAGACTGTCCCTCGTGGGGTTGCCGCTCCTTGAGTAGACGTAGCCCTCTTCAACCTCCTTTACGCTTTTCTTTGCGAAGGTTGTTGAGAGGTGGATTGGAGATACGACGTCGCCGTGCTGGGTTCTCTCAGGCTCTTCGCCGACGTGGATTGCCCTGGTCGAGAACCTCATCTCAGCACCTCCAGAACCCTTTCGTCGTCAACTTCGAAGCCGTTTTTGAGCATCCACTCGTCGTTGAACACCTTCGTCAGGTAGTTCCTTCCGGTATCGGGGAATATGACCACAGCTTTCTTCCCCTCAATGCCCATCTCCTTGAGGTACTTTATCGTCCCGTAGAGGGCCGCACCAGATGAGCCTCCAGCTAAGATGCCCTCCTTCCTTGCGAGGAAGCGGGTCATTGAAAAGGCTTCCTGATCGTTGACGACCACCATATCATCAACGAGGCTTAAATCGACGGTCTCGGGGAGGAGGTCTTCGCCTATGCCCTCAACGAGGTACGGGTGAGCTTTCTTGAGGGCCTCCTCAAGGCTTATTCCTTTCTTGACGAGGTTGTATATCGAACCGACCGGGTCAACGCCTATTATTTTGACCCCCTTCTTCCTCTCCTTGAGGTATCTCCCAATGCCCGTTATCGTCCCGCCGGTGCCTATTCCGGCGAAGAGGTAGTCCACCTCACCATTCGTCTGCTCCCCTACCTCCCTCGCTGTGGTCTCGTAGTGTGCCAGGGGGTTGTATTTGTTGAAGTACTGGTTGGGGATGTATGCGTAGGGGGTCTCCTCTACTTCCTCATCAAGGATCGCCCTGAGCTCGTCGAGCCTCTCCTCATCAACGAGCCGCTGGACGTACTCGACTATCTCCCGGAGCTCCCCCCTCGTTATCGCCCTCCCCTTCCTCCAAATGAGGTTCCTCACGGCCTCGGCCACCCTGTAGTAGGAGTTCGGGTCGCTTGGAGAAACGGCCGTTGGAGTCCTTATGACGAACGCTCCGAGTGCCTTAAGGAGGAGCTCCTTTTCGGTGCTCATCTTGTCGGGCATCGTGAAGACCGTCATGTAGCCCTCGTCCGCTGCCACCAGTGCGAGGCCGACCCCGGTGTTTCCTGAGGTCGGCTCCACTATAACGCCGCCTTCGACGATCTTGCCATCCCTCTTTGCTCCCTCGATCATGTACTTGCCTATCCTGTCCTTTATGCTCCCCCCGGGGTTGAAGAACTCCACTTTGGCGTAGAGCTCGTTTTTGAGGTTGAAGTACCTCTCGATCTTCCTCAGCCTCACCAGGGGTGTGTTGCCTATCGTTTGAACGATGTCGTCATAAGTACCCAATTTTGTGTAATTCTCTATTATCATGCCCATCAC comes from the Thermococcus celericrescens genome and includes:
- a CDS encoding class I SAM-dependent methyltransferase; its protein translation is MMPGIEGIRTFLRRLGFEEKAVDELVKQIEYFEMEAPERDDIVRDYLRDECIERLVKEIVLEILRLGKKEVRILDVAAGSGFFTERVKRKLEEKGIRVEVHGLDITPSMLKRLRDKDITPIWGVAERIGDSIRIANDHYGLDVPEKFDVVFSTLAFHHFLNPEEVLRSIREVLEDGGKAVIIDVLKHGHGEFKDTLKDTHLGFSIEEMRGMGLRVFRNAEVRPLGLHCEVDGILIGLYKAVFSRAKT
- a CDS encoding cystathionine gamma-synthase; amino-acid sequence: MRFSTRAIHVGEEPERTQHGDVVSPIHLSTTFAKKSVKEVEEGYVYSRSGNPTRDSLERKLAALENAKYGLAFSSGLAAESTILLALLKKGDHVIAFDDLYGGTKRLFNQVMERFGIEFTYVDAREPENVRKAIKDNTRMVWLETPTNPLLKLADVKAIAEIAHERDIMVVVDNTFASPYFQNPLDLGADITLHSVTKYLGGHSDVVGGAVMVNDDELYEKLKFHQNAVGAVLSPFDSWLVMRGIKTLAVRMERHEKNAMRIAKYLEEHPLVERVYYPGLPSHPQHGLAKRQMRGFGGMLSFELKGNLEEAVRFVESLEIFALAESLGGVESLIELPAIMTHASIPKEEREKVGIRDSLIRVSVGIEDVEDLIEDLERAFQAVRA
- a CDS encoding PLP-dependent cysteine synthase family protein, giving the protein MGMIIENYTKLGTYDDIVQTIGNTPLVRLRKIERYFNLKNELYAKVEFFNPGGSIKDRIGKYMIEGAKRDGKIVEGGVIVEPTSGNTGVGLALVAADEGYMTVFTMPDKMSTEKELLLKALGAFVIRTPTAVSPSDPNSYYRVAEAVRNLIWRKGRAITRGELREIVEYVQRLVDEERLDELRAILDEEVEETPYAYIPNQYFNKYNPLAHYETTAREVGEQTNGEVDYLFAGIGTGGTITGIGRYLKERKKGVKIIGVDPVGSIYNLVKKGISLEEALKKAHPYLVEGIGEDLLPETVDLSLVDDMVVVNDQEAFSMTRFLARKEGILAGGSSGAALYGTIKYLKEMGIEGKKAVVIFPDTGRNYLTKVFNDEWMLKNGFEVDDERVLEVLR